A region from the Wolbachia endosymbiont (group A) of Rhinocyllus conicus genome encodes:
- a CDS encoding exodeoxyribonuclease III: MLKIATWNVNSIRKRVNQLCSFIVDSQIDIVLLQEIKCTEEQFPYVEIEKLGYEYAIYGQVARNGVCVLSKYPILEKLKIDVVESHQEARYIECVIKHTNHKVRVGSVYVPNGQSPDSHMFEYKLKFFDNLYERMSTLLKNEELTIIAGDYNVALDEIDVFDSNLLNGQVCFHIKEREKLRAILNLGFKDTFRISHPNLQQFTWWHYQGNSLRNNQGMRIDYMLLSPQAVDKLETCYIDDRLRKLENPSDHTPVVCVIE; encoded by the coding sequence ATGCTAAAGATTGCAACTTGGAATGTAAACTCCATACGTAAAAGAGTTAACCAACTTTGTAGTTTTATAGTTGACAGTCAGATAGATATAGTTTTGCTGCAAGAGATAAAATGTACGGAAGAGCAATTTCCTTATGTAGAGATAGAAAAGTTAGGATATGAATATGCTATCTATGGACAAGTTGCAAGAAATGGCGTTTGTGTTTTATCTAAATATCCGATACTGGAAAAATTAAAAATTGATGTTGTAGAGAGTCATCAAGAAGCACGTTATATAGAATGTGTGATAAAACACACCAATCATAAGGTAAGGGTAGGAAGTGTATACGTTCCAAATGGTCAAAGCCCAGACTCTCATATGTTTGAGTATAAACTCAAGTTTTTTGATAACCTATATGAAAGGATGAGCACTTTGTTGAAAAATGAAGAGTTAACTATTATAGCTGGCGATTATAATGTTGCACTGGATGAAATTGATGTTTTTGATTCAAATTTATTGAATGGCCAAGTGTGCTTTCATATAAAAGAACGTGAGAAGTTAAGAGCAATCTTGAATCTTGGGTTTAAAGACACGTTTAGAATATCCCACCCCAATTTGCAACAATTCACTTGGTGGCATTATCAAGGCAATTCACTCAGAAACAATCAAGGAATGCGAATAGATTATATGCTACTATCGCCACAAGCTGTAGATAAATTGGAAACATGCTACATAGATGATAGATTGCGTAAGCTAGAAAACCCGTCTGATCATACTCCTGTTGTATGCGTTATAGAATAA
- a CDS encoding phage tail assembly protein produces MQTIILNNPITVDGVSVAELTIRRPKVRDYLAIERLNGSDLSKEITLTANLTSVTKETVEELDIADYAKVQEVLKDFFSPIIQKT; encoded by the coding sequence ATGCAAACAATAATACTCAATAATCCAATAACAGTTGATGGGGTTTCTGTTGCAGAGCTAACTATTAGGCGTCCAAAAGTTAGGGATTATTTGGCAATTGAACGCTTAAATGGTAGTGACTTGAGTAAGGAAATCACCCTAACTGCAAATTTAACATCGGTTACGAAGGAAACTGTAGAAGAGTTGGATATTGCAGACTATGCTAAAGTACAAGAAGTGCTAAAGGATTTTTTTTCACCGATTATACAAAAAACTTGA
- a CDS encoding uroporphyrinogen-III synthase: MKSILLTRPLLDSFNTRNILRKYGYKVFIEPVFTIKYLNPDISAYEFDVVISTSKNSVKAFSQICKEDDFPIITVGNSTMQAAKNLGFSDIISADSNVDGLISFIKAHYSNAIKFLYIRGQEVSCDLKKRLSEEDFNVREVVLYKTIIKRSLTNRCKNLLLDGKIDSVAFFSSQTARVFCSLVLKSGLSHVMNNTVAYTMSKNIADSLRLIKWKKIITSRLPTGESLIDIINKDC, from the coding sequence ATGAAGTCTATTTTATTAACGAGGCCTTTATTGGATTCGTTCAATACAAGAAATATATTGAGAAAGTATGGATACAAAGTTTTTATAGAACCAGTATTCACAATAAAGTACTTAAATCCTGATATATCTGCGTACGAATTTGACGTTGTGATATCTACAAGTAAAAACAGTGTAAAGGCTTTTAGTCAAATATGCAAAGAGGATGACTTTCCGATTATTACAGTTGGTAATTCAACCATGCAGGCTGCAAAAAATTTGGGATTTTCTGATATAATCTCAGCAGACAGCAACGTTGATGGTCTGATATCATTCATAAAAGCTCATTATTCAAACGCAATAAAGTTCTTGTATATAAGGGGACAAGAAGTATCATGTGACCTAAAAAAGAGATTATCTGAAGAAGATTTTAATGTAAGAGAAGTTGTACTCTATAAAACAATTATAAAAAGGAGTCTAACTAATAGGTGTAAAAATTTACTGTTGGATGGTAAAATTGATAGTGTTGCTTTTTTTTCCTCACAGACAGCAAGGGTATTTTGTTCATTAGTTCTAAAAAGTGGGCTATCTCATGTGATGAATAATACAGTTGCATATACCATGAGTAAAAACATTGCTGATAGTTTAAGGTTAATCAAATGGAAAAAAATTATAACATCGAGGTTGCCTACTGGGGAGAGTTTAATTGATATAATTAATAAGGATTGTTGA
- the tldD gene encoding metalloprotease TldD: MPNLDQIFFAQNNVNINNVYKIVNNALSNSDGGELFLEFCQSESLVFDDNILKHVDLNTRRGFGLRSFCEDSTSFVCSSEISEKEISNAASMVKSSVSLNKTNSINLNEETKSLYSRINPTNEMDLNSKIKLLNEVNEYVRSKNNCVKQVKITLSGEWQVVQIIKGDHRLSDIRPLVRFNVLVIVEKDGRTERGSAGHGGRDSYSKFISEKKWKEVANQALEQALVNLEAIPTPAGEMTVILGPGWPGVLLHEAVGHGLEGDFNRKGVSAFSNSIGKQVAASGITVVDDGTLPNLRGSISIDDEGTPPSYNVLIEDGILKGYMQDHMNAKLMGVNPTGNGRRESYKEVTMPRMTNTYMLPGKHTPEEIISSVKKGLYAVNFGGGQVDITSGKFVFSSSEAYLIENGKITQPVKGATLIGDGPTVLKKVSMVGNDLKLDPGVGTCSKDGQNVPIGVGQPTLKVDAITVGGTEI; encoded by the coding sequence ATGCCAAATCTAGATCAAATATTTTTCGCTCAAAACAATGTTAATATTAATAACGTATATAAAATAGTCAATAACGCTTTGAGCAATAGCGATGGTGGTGAGCTGTTTCTAGAATTTTGCCAGTCGGAGTCCCTAGTTTTTGATGACAATATATTAAAACACGTGGATTTGAATACCAGAAGGGGATTTGGTTTAAGGTCTTTTTGTGAGGATAGTACATCTTTCGTTTGTTCTTCTGAGATTAGCGAAAAAGAAATTAGTAATGCTGCTTCTATGGTAAAAAGCTCAGTGTCTTTAAACAAGACAAATTCAATAAATTTAAACGAAGAGACAAAAAGCCTATATTCGAGGATTAACCCTACAAATGAAATGGATCTGAATTCAAAGATTAAACTACTCAATGAGGTTAATGAGTATGTAAGGTCCAAAAATAACTGCGTGAAGCAAGTAAAAATAACTCTAAGTGGAGAATGGCAAGTCGTACAAATAATAAAGGGTGATCACAGATTAAGCGATATCAGGCCTCTGGTACGTTTTAATGTGCTAGTCATTGTAGAAAAGGATGGCCGTACCGAGAGAGGCTCCGCAGGACACGGTGGAAGGGATTCTTATAGTAAGTTTATTTCTGAGAAAAAGTGGAAAGAAGTTGCAAACCAGGCTTTGGAACAAGCACTGGTAAATCTTGAAGCAATTCCAACTCCAGCCGGAGAAATGACAGTTATTCTAGGTCCGGGCTGGCCGGGAGTATTGTTGCATGAAGCTGTGGGTCATGGACTCGAAGGCGATTTTAATCGTAAAGGAGTCTCAGCATTTTCAAATTCTATTGGTAAACAAGTAGCAGCTAGTGGCATCACAGTAGTTGATGATGGAACTCTGCCTAATTTGCGTGGTTCTATTAGCATAGATGATGAAGGTACTCCACCCAGTTATAATGTGTTGATAGAGGATGGAATTCTCAAAGGCTACATGCAGGATCATATGAATGCTAAACTCATGGGTGTGAATCCAACTGGTAATGGTAGAAGAGAAAGTTATAAAGAAGTTACTATGCCGCGCATGACAAACACCTATATGTTACCAGGGAAACATACGCCGGAAGAAATAATATCTAGCGTAAAGAAAGGTCTGTATGCAGTAAATTTCGGTGGTGGGCAAGTTGATATAACGTCAGGGAAATTTGTTTTTTCATCTTCAGAAGCTTACTTAATAGAAAATGGTAAAATTACACAGCCAGTCAAAGGAGCAACACTAATTGGTGATGGGCCAACAGTGCTAAAAAAAGTATCCATGGTTGGCAACGACTTAAAGTTGGACCCCGGTGTTGGCACATGCTCAAAAGATGGACAAAATGTGCCCATTGGAGTTGGTCAACCAACACTCAAAGTCGACGCAATAACTGTTGGTGGAACTGAGATATAG
- a CDS encoding IS110 family transposase: protein MINNFLGIDVSKEHFDVSLSFISKKGKRETRKRKFKNDDTGFQGLLNFLQKHNVEEVKACMEFTGCYSEALAEFLYNAGHFVSVVNPACIRFYAKSKLTRQKNDQIDAEIIADYCQKQEPSRWMPPSPKKKKLKHLYRCSDALKNELTLVNNHLEKKERLSEEVVNAWESLAMHIEQSIETIKNSIRELLKQHKDLLEDFQLLLTIPGIGEESAIAILAEIPDIKAFINARQLAAYAGTIPRNITSGSSVHAKPRLSKTGLQTLRKAMYFPAIVAKNHNPIVMTFCEKLKEKGKHAMSIVGAAMRKLLHIVFGVLSSRKAFDPDHIKNYRARRLNKGLVL, encoded by the coding sequence ATGATCAACAACTTTTTAGGTATAGATGTTTCAAAAGAACACTTTGATGTTTCTCTCTCATTTATAAGTAAAAAAGGAAAACGTGAAACTAGAAAACGGAAGTTTAAAAACGATGATACAGGGTTTCAAGGTTTGCTGAACTTTCTACAAAAACATAATGTAGAAGAAGTAAAAGCTTGCATGGAATTCACGGGTTGTTATAGCGAGGCTTTAGCTGAATTTCTATACAATGCTGGACATTTTGTTAGTGTTGTAAACCCAGCTTGCATAAGATTTTATGCAAAAAGTAAGCTTACACGACAAAAAAATGATCAGATTGATGCAGAGATTATTGCAGATTATTGTCAAAAACAGGAACCTTCCCGTTGGATGCCACCATCTCCTAAAAAGAAAAAATTAAAACATCTTTATCGTTGCTCAGATGCGTTAAAAAATGAGTTAACATTAGTAAATAATCATTTAGAAAAAAAAGAGAGACTATCTGAAGAAGTTGTAAATGCTTGGGAAAGCCTTGCAATGCACATAGAACAATCAATAGAAACAATAAAAAACTCCATACGTGAACTATTAAAACAACACAAAGATTTGTTGGAGGACTTTCAACTCCTATTAACTATTCCAGGAATAGGAGAAGAATCAGCAATAGCTATTTTAGCTGAAATTCCTGATATAAAAGCCTTTATAAATGCCAGGCAATTGGCAGCATACGCTGGAACTATACCACGAAATATAACATCAGGCTCATCTGTACATGCCAAGCCCAGATTAAGTAAAACCGGTTTACAAACATTACGTAAGGCAATGTATTTTCCTGCTATAGTAGCTAAGAATCACAATCCTATTGTTATGACTTTTTGCGAAAAATTAAAAGAAAAAGGCAAGCATGCTATGTCTATAGTTGGTGCTGCAATGCGTAAGTTACTTCATATAGTCTTTGGTGTTTTAAGTTCAAGAAAGGCTTTTGACCCAGATCATATCAAGAACTACAGAGCTAGAAGGTTGAATAAAGGTTTAGTACTTTAA
- a CDS encoding PQQ-binding-like beta-propeller repeat protein yields MKVIIVIIMLLCSSYTMASERISLVDKKLSQGYVAPVLTEDSVILSDKHGALYSFDIDNSKAMNWKLHLSRRKKIGNMSLSHYEKNVFFIVDNTLHAIDAKTGKIEWEKELRAPVRGKAAVINNKLVVLTIDNYLYVFDIKDGSSVWAYQNGINEVRGLYSISPTISNDKIIAPFSNGELIAFNEDGKKLWSQKLATNLLDTQLTDVTTTPRVLGDTLIATNNSYIYGIDVKSGNILWSKSLQVKSVSDIESYYSPLIPAEKQKEGGRIFIVTEDNKIIGLDIKNGETVWASDLIENTQLFAPIVHAHTLWVTSNKGSMLAFPGSESAGKVIKVPGNVFHTPVFTHDKIYVTTEGNGVYSLENRFVLYD; encoded by the coding sequence ATGAAAGTAATAATTGTTATAATAATGTTATTGTGTAGCAGTTACACAATGGCAAGCGAGCGAATAAGTCTAGTGGATAAAAAACTATCTCAAGGATATGTAGCTCCAGTGCTTACAGAAGATAGCGTTATTTTATCAGACAAGCACGGCGCTTTATATTCCTTTGATATTGATAACTCAAAGGCTATGAATTGGAAATTACACCTCTCACGTAGGAAAAAAATTGGTAACATGAGCCTATCGCATTATGAAAAAAATGTTTTCTTTATAGTGGATAACACTTTACACGCAATAGATGCAAAAACTGGCAAGATTGAGTGGGAAAAAGAATTGAGAGCTCCAGTAAGAGGGAAAGCAGCAGTAATAAATAATAAATTGGTAGTATTGACTATTGATAATTATCTGTACGTGTTTGATATAAAAGATGGCAGCTCCGTTTGGGCTTATCAAAACGGTATCAATGAGGTTCGAGGTTTGTATTCCATATCGCCAACAATTTCTAACGATAAAATAATAGCACCATTTTCAAATGGTGAGTTAATAGCTTTTAATGAAGACGGTAAAAAATTGTGGAGCCAAAAATTGGCTACAAACCTTTTGGATACACAGCTCACAGATGTAACTACTACACCGAGAGTGCTTGGCGATACTTTAATAGCTACAAACAATTCTTATATTTATGGTATTGACGTGAAATCAGGAAATATTTTGTGGTCAAAGTCACTGCAAGTAAAAAGTGTATCAGACATTGAGTCGTATTATAGTCCTCTTATTCCTGCAGAGAAACAAAAAGAAGGCGGAAGAATTTTTATAGTAACTGAAGATAATAAAATAATCGGCCTGGATATAAAAAATGGAGAAACAGTCTGGGCATCTGATTTAATAGAAAATACGCAATTGTTTGCTCCAATTGTGCATGCCCATACACTGTGGGTGACAAGCAATAAAGGTTCAATGCTTGCTTTTCCTGGATCTGAAAGTGCAGGAAAGGTAATCAAAGTACCTGGTAATGTGTTTCACACTCCAGTGTTTACTCACGATAAAATATATGTAACAACTGAGGGAAATGGTGTTTATTCTTTAGAAAATAGGTTTGTTCTTTATGATTGA